In one window of Lynx canadensis isolate LIC74 chromosome A3, mLynCan4.pri.v2, whole genome shotgun sequence DNA:
- the GTSF1L gene encoding gametocyte-specific factor 1-like — protein sequence MEPEALEICPYNPHHRVPLSRFQYHLASCRRKNPKKAKKMASCKYNACHVVPINKLEEHEAACVSRSTMEEEDSLCPLKVSLPSSEQSGNLPPERPWLPSSDVWNVDSTNCHPVFVLKTFVPQKLVCESDIRESERERGPFPKTDHPPEDSQTRRINHQQQKGALAS from the coding sequence ATGGAGCCAGAAGCCTTAGAAATTTGCCCTTACAACCCGCACCACCGAGTCCCACTCAGCAGATTTCAGTACCACCTGGCATCCTGCAGGAGAAAGAACCCCAAGAAAGCCAAAAAGATGGCCAGCTGCAAATACAACGCCTGCCACGTGGTCCCCATCAATAAGCTGGAGGAGCACGAGGCTGCCTGTGTCAGCAGAAGCACAATGGAGGAAGAGGACAGCCTGTGCCCCCTGAAAGTTAGCCTTCCAAGTTCAGAGCAGAGTGGAAATCTCCCTCCAGAGCGCCCCTGGCTCCCCAGTTCTGACGTCTGGAATGTCGACAGCACTAACTGCCATCCCGTGTTTGTCCTTAAAACTTTTGTTCCCCAGAAGCTTGTTTGCGAAAGTGACAtaagagagtcagagagagagagaggcccatTCCCCAAGACTGACCACCCCCCAGAAGACTCTCAGACCAGGAGGATAAACCACCAGCAGCAGAAAGGAGCGCTTGCCTCTTAA